A single Argentina anserina chromosome 7, drPotAnse1.1, whole genome shotgun sequence DNA region contains:
- the LOC126803411 gene encoding glutamate synthase [NADH], amyloplastic isoform X2: MRVIGHNGEINTLRGNVNWMKAREGLLKCTELGLSKNELKKLLPIVDASSSDSGAFDGVLELLVRAGRSLPEAIMMMIPEAWQNDKNMDPDKRALYEYFSSLMEPWDGPALISFTDGRYLGATLDRNGLRPGRFYVTHSGRVIMASEVGVVDVPPEDVCRKGRLNPGMMLLVDFENHKVVDDEALKKQYSLARPYGEWLKRQKIELKDIVDSVNESDRIPPSIAGVAPANNDDENMENMGVHGLLAPLKAFGYTVEALEMLLLPMAKDGVEALGSMGNDTPLAVMSNREKLTFEYFKQMFAQVTNPPIDPIREKVVTSMECMIGPEGDLTETTEEQCHRLSLKGPLVGIEEMEAIKKMNYRGWRCKVLDITYSKEHGRKGLEETLDRICAEAREAIKKGYTTLVLSDRAFSPKRVAVSSLLAVGAVHQHLVKNLERTRVGLIIESAEPREVHHFCTLVGFGADAICPYLAVEAIWRLQVDGKIPPRSNGTIYSKAELVKKYFKASNYGMQKVLAKMGISTLASYKGAQIFEALGLSSEVIERCFAGTPSRVEGATFEMLARDGLHPHDLAFPSRAYPPGSAEAMALPNPGDYHWRKGGEVHLNDPFAIAKLQEAARTNSVAAYKEYSKLIHQLNKACNLRGLLKFKSTGQQIHLDEVEPASEIVKRFCTGAMSYGSISLEAHTTLAIAMNKMGGKSNTGEGGEQPSRMEPLSDGSRNPKRSAIKQVASGRFGVSSYYLTNADELQIKMAQGAKPGEGGELPGHKVIGDIAVTRNSTAGVGLISPPPHHDIYSIEDLAQLIHDLKNANPGARISVKLVSEAGVGVVASGVVKGHADHVLIAGHDGGTGASRWTGIKNAGLPWELGLAETHQTLVANDLRGRTVLQTDGQLKTGRDVAIAALLGAEEFGFSTAPLITLGCIMMRKCHKNTCPVGIATQDPVLREKFAGEPEHVINFFFMVAEEVREIMAQLGFRTLNEMVGRSDMLEVDKEVTKDNEKLNNIDLSLLLRPAADIRPDAAQYCVQKQDHGLDMALDHKLISLSSSAIEKALPVYFETPVCNVNRAVGTMLSHEVTKRYNREGLPADTIHIKFNGSAGQSLGAFLCPGITLELEGDSNDYVGKGLSGGKIIVYPPKGSKFDPKENIVIGNVALYGATSGEAYFNGMAAERFCVRNSGARAVVEGVGDHGCEYMTGGTVVVLGKTGRNFAAGMSGGIAYVLDIDGLFLSRCNPELVDLEKVEEEEDMMTLKMMIQQHQRHTKSMLASEVLADFENLLPKFIKVIPREYKRALENLREEASKQAVEDADEEAEMQEEELELKQKDAFEELKKMASASLNGTSNQVEDAETLKRPTEVSKAVKHRGFISYEREGVQYRDPNVRMNDWNEVMEETKPGPLVNTQSARCMDCGTPFCHQENTGCPLGNKIPEFNELVYQNRWQEALERLLETNNFPEFTGRVCPAPCEGSCVLGIIENPVSIKSIECSIIDKAFEEGWMVPRPPVKRTGKKVAIVGSGPAGLAAADQLNRIGHTVTVYERADRIGGLMMYGVPNMKADKVDVVQRRVNLMAEEGVNFVVNANVGSDPAYSFDRLREDNNAIILAVGATKPRDLPVPGRELSGVHFAMEFLHANTKSLLDSKLENGNYISAKGKKVVVIGGGDTGTDCIGTSVRHGCTNVVNLELLPQPPQTRAPGNPWPQWPRIFRVDYGHAEVAAKFGKDPRTYEVLTKRFVGDENGVVKGLEIVRVKWEKDATGRFQFKEIEGSEEIIEADLVLLAMGFLGPEAAIAEKLGLECDNRSNFKADYGRFSTNVDGVFAAGDCRRGQSLVVWAISEGRQAAAQVDNYLCMEEVDHTNSSNGSPESDLLKQQHHFSKSQKTVASTP; encoded by the exons ATGCGTGTCATTGGCCACAATGGAGAAATCAACACCCTTAGAGGAAATGTTAACTG GATGAAGGCCCGTGAGGGACTGCTCAAGTGTACTGAACTTGGTTTATCAAAAAATGAATTGAAGAAGCTGTTACCGATTGTGGATGCCAGTTCTTCCGATTCAG GAGCATTTGATGGTGTCCTTGAGCTTCTGGTTCGAGCTGGTAGAAGCCTCCCCGAAGCTATTATGATGATGATTCCTGAAGCATGGCAAAATGACAAGAACATGGATCCTGATAAGAGAGCACTGTATGAGTATTTCTCATCTCTCATGGAGCCATGGGATGGGCCAGCCCTAATATCAT TTACTGATGGGCGCTATCTGGGAGCTACATTGGATCGGAATGGACTCAGACCAGGTCGCTTTTATGTCACCCACAGTGGACGAGTTATTATGGCGAGTGAAGTTGGGGTTGTAGATGTACCTCCAGAAGATGTCTGCAGGAAAGGAAGACTTAACCCTGGAATGATGCTTTTGGTGGATTTTGAGAATCATAAAGTGGTAGATGATGAAGCCTTGAAGAAGCAATATTCATTGGCAAGGCCGTACGGGGAGTGGCTTAAAAGGCAAAAGATTGAGCTCAAGGACATAGTTGATTCTGTTAATGAATCTGACAGGATCCCTCCATCCATAGCTGGAGTTGCTCCT GCAAATAATGATGATGAAAACATGGAAAACATGGGAGTCCATGGTTTGCTGGCACCATTGAAGGCTTTTGG CTACACAGTTGAAGCCTTAGAGATGTTATTGCTTCCTATGGCAAAAGATGGTGTAGAGGCTCTTGGTTCAATGGGGAATGATACCCCCTTGGCTGTTATGTCCAACAGAGAAAAACTTACATTTGAGTATTTTAAGCAAATGTTCGCTCAAGTGACAAACCCTCCAATTGATCCAATTAGAGAGAAGGTAGTCACTTCTATGGAATGTATGATCGGTCCAGAAGGTGATCTAACAGAAACCACTGAAGAACAATGCCACCGTCTCTCGCTCAAGGGTCCTCTTGTAGGCATTGAAGAAATGGAGgcaatcaagaaaatgaattatagAGGTTGGCGCTGTAAGGTTCTTGACATAACTTACTCCAAGGAACATGGTAGAAAGGGATTGGAGGAGACCTTAGATAGAATCTGTGCTGAGGCCCGTGAGGCAATTAAAAAGGGATACACGACCCTTGTGCTTTCAGACAGAG CCTTTTCCCCGAAACGAGTCGCCGTAAGCTCACTATTGGCTGTTGGTGCTGTTCATCAACATCTGGTTAAAAATCTCGAGCGAACTAGAGTAGGGTTGATAATTGAATCTGCTGAGCCACGTGAAGTACATCATTTCTGTACGTTAGTTGGATTTGGTGCCGATGCTATCTGCCCCTACCTGGCCGTAGAGGCCATTTGGAGATTGCAGGTCGATGGAAAGATCCCACCAAGGTCTAATGGTACAATATATTCCAAGGCCGAACTAGTTAAAAAGTACTTCAAAGCAAGCAACTATGGAATGCAGAAGGTTCTTGCTAAGATGGGCATATCTACTTTGGCCTCTTACAAGGGTGCACAGATTTTTGAAGCTCTTGGTCTTTCATCTGAAGTGATCGAGAGATGCTTTGCAGGAACTCCTAGTAGAGTCGAGGGTGCAACGTTTGAGATGCTTGCTCGCGATGGACTTCATCCGCATGATTTAGCATTCCCCTCTCGTGCTTATCCCCCTGGTAGCGCTGAAGCTATGGCACTACCAAATCCTGGGGATTATCATTGGAGGAAAGGCGGTGAGGTTCACCTAAATGATCCTTTTGCTATTGCCAAGCTTCAGGAGGCTGCCAGAACTAACAGTGTGGCGGCCTACAAAGAGTACTCCAAGCTCATTCATCAATTAAATAAAGCCTGCAATCTCCGTGGTCTTTTGAAATTTAAAAGCACAGGTCAGCAAATTCACTTGGATGAAGTAGAACCAGCCAGTGAGATTGTTAAACGGTTCTGTACTGGGGCAATGAGTTATGGATCAATATCATTGGAGGCACACACTACACTGGCTATTGCTATGAACAAAATGGGGGGAAAGTCAAATACAG GTGAGGGAGGTGAGCAGCCATCTCGTATGGAGCCTCTTTCTGATGGCTCGAGGAATCCAAAGAGAAGTGCAATCAAGCAGGTTGCAAGTGGGAGATTTGGAGTTTCAAGTTACTATCTTACAAATGCTGATgaacttcaaataaaaatgGCTCAG GGGGCCAAGCCTGGGGAAGGAGGCGAGCTTCCTGGTCACAAGGTTATCGGAGACATTGCTGTTACTAGGAATTCCACTGCTGGTGTGGGACTTATCAGTCCACCACCCCATCATGATATCTACTCGATTGAAGATCTTGCTCAATTAATTCATGATCTCAAG AATGCTAACCCAGGGGCTCGAATTAGTGTTAAGCTAGTATCTGAAGCTGGTGTAGGAGTAGTTGCCAGTGGAGTTGTGAAGGGGCATGCCGACCATGTTTTAATTGCCGGACATGATGGAGGCACTGGGGCTTCTAGATGGACTGGCATTAAGAATGCTGGGCTTCCATGGGAACTTGGCTTGGCTGAGACCCATCAGACCTTGGTTGCTAATGATCTTCGTGGTCGCACAGTTCTCCAGACAGACGGACAACTAAAAACTGGAAGAGATGTGGCCATAGCCGCACTTCTTGGTGCCGAAGAGTTTGGATTTAGCACGGCACCCCTAATAACCCTTGGCTGCATTATGATGCGGAAGTGCCACAAGAACACCTGTCCTGTAGGAATTGCCACCCAAGATCCAGTACTTCGTGAGAAGTTTGCTGGAGAACCAGAACATGTTATCAACTTTTTCTTCATGGTAGCTGAGGAGGTGAGAGAGATAATGGCACAACTTGGTTTTAGAACACTAAATGAAATGGTTGGTCGTTCAGATATGCTTGAAGTCGACAAAGAAGTTACTAAAGATAATGAGAAGCTGAACAATATTGACCTCTCCCTGTTGCTTAGACCTGCTGCCGACATTCGGCCTGATGCTGCACAATATTGTGTTCAGAAACAAGACCATGGGCTGGACATGGCCCTCGACCACAAACTTATTTCACTGTCCAGTTCTGCTATTGAGAAGGCTCTTCCTGTATACTTTGAAACTCCGGTGTGCAATGTGAACCGTGCTGTTGGAACGATGCTCAGTCATGAGGTGACCAAACGTTACAACAGGGAAGGGCTTCCTGCAGACACCATCCatatcaaattcaatggaaGTGCTGGCCAGAGTCTTGGAGCTTTCCTCTGCCCTGGCATCACGCTTGAGCTTGAGGGTGACAGCAATGATTATGTTGGGAAAGGATTGTCTGGTGGCAAAATTATAGTTTATCCCCCCAAGGGAAGCAAGTTTGACCCGAAAGAAAACATTGTTATTGGTAATGTAGCACTTTATGGTGCCACTAGTGGGGAGGCATATTTCAATGGAATGGCAGCAGAAAGATTCTGTGTTCGCAATTCGGGGGCTAGGGCAGTAGTTGAAGGTGTTGGTGACCATGGCTGTGAGTACATGACAGGTGGCACTGTTGTTGTGCTTGGAAAGACTGGTAGGAACTTTGCTGCTGGTATGAGCGGTGGTATAGCCTACGTTCTTGATATCGATGGACTGTTTTTGTCTCGATGCAATCCTGAGCTTGTTGATCTTGAGaaagttgaagaagaagaagatatgatGACTCTTAAAATGATGATACAACAGCACCAACGTCATACAAAAAGTATGCTGGCCAGTGAAGTATTGGCCGACTTTGAGAATCTTTTGCCTAAATTCATCAAGGTAATCCCCAGAGAGTACAAACGTGCACTTGAAAATCTGAGGGAGGAGGCCTCCAAGCAGGCAGTCGAAGATGCTGATGAAGAAGCTGAGATGCAAGAGGAGGAACTGGAACTAAAACAGAAAGATGCATTTGAAGAGCTTAAGAAGATGGCATCCGCATCTCTAAATGGGACTTCCAATCAGGTAGAAGATGCTGAGACGTTGAAGAGACCCACTGAGGTCAGCAAAGCTGTTAAACACCGGGGTTTCATCTCTTATGAGCGTGAAGGTGTGCAGTACAGGGATCCTAATGTTCGGATGAATGACTGGAATGAAGTTATGGAGGAAACTAAACCTGGCCCACTTGTGAATACTCAGTCTGCCCGTTGTATGGACTGTGGCACCCCTTTCTGCCATCAG GAGAATACTGGGTGTCCTCTTGGAAACAAAATACCCGAGTTCAATGAGTTGGTGTACCAGAATAGGTGGCAGGAAGCACTAGAGAGACTTCTTGAGACAAATAATTTCCCCGAGTTTACTGGTCGAGTGTGTCCGGCACCATGTGAAGGTTCATGTGTTCTGGGTATAATTGAGAATCCTGTCTCTATCAAAAGCATTGAATGTTCCATCATAGACAAGGCTTTTGAGGAAGGTTGGATGGTGCCACGGCCTCCTGTCAAGAGAACTgg GAAAAAGGTCGCCATTGTTGGAAGTGGGCCTGCTGGGCTAGCTGCTGCAGATCAACTAAACAGAATAGGTCACACAGTGACAGTTTATGAGCGTGCTGATAGAATTGGAGGGCTTATGATGTATGGAGTGCCTAATATGAAGGCTGATAAAGTTGATGTAGTCCAACGGCGTGTTAACCTTATGGCGGAGGAAGGTGTCAACTTTGTGGTCAATGCTAATGTTGGAAGTGATCCTGCCTACTCATTTGACCGCCTTCGGGAGGACAACAATGCAATTATTTTGGCCGTAGGCGCAACTAAACCAAG GGACCTACCCGTGCCAGGACGAGAGCTATCCGGAGTACATTTCGCTATGGAGTTTCTTCATGCAAACACCAAAAGCTTGCTTGATAGCAAACTCGAGAATGGCAACTACATTTCTGCCAAGGGTAAAAAGGTTGTGGTCATTGGTGGAGGTGACACTGGCACTGATTGCATTGGAACCTCTGTTCGCCATGGCTGTACTAATGTCGTAAATTTAGAGCTTCTCCCTCAGCCACCACAAACAAGGGCTCCAGGAAACCCTTGGCCACAG TGGCCTCGTATATTCAGAGTAGATTATGGGCACGCAGAAGTTGCAGCCAAGTTTGGCAAAGATCCAAGAACTTATGAGGTGCTGACCAAGAGGTTTGTGGGAGATGAGAATGGGGTTGTGAAAGGACTTGAGATAGTACGTGTCAAATGGGAGAAGGATGCTACTGGCAGGTTCCAATTTAAGGAAATCGAGGGCTCTGAGGAGATCATTGAGGCGGACCTTGTCCTTCTTGCAATGGGGTTCCTTGGACCCGAGGCG GCAATTGCAGAGAAGTTGGGTCTGGAGTGCGACAACCGCTCAAACTTCAAGGCAGATTACGGTCGCTTCTCAACCAATGTGGATGGGGTCTTTGCCGCTGGGGACTGCCGCCGTGGTCAATCCCTGGTTGTGTGGGCAATCTCAGAGGGACGGCAAGCAGCTGCTCAGGTCGACAACTACCTATGCATGGAAGAAGTAGACCACACAAACAGCAGCAATGGGAGCCCTGAATCTGATCTCTTGAAGCAGCAGCATCATTTCAGCAAGAGTCAAAAGACAGTGGCAAGCACTCCATAG